In Actinomycetota bacterium, the genomic window GCCGTCGCGGACGTGGTGATCTGGGCCGCGAGCCTGGTCCACCCCGACGTGCTCGACCACGCCCGTCCCGACGCGGACGTGCTCGACTCGTCGACCTTGACCCTCGAGCAGGTCCTCGACCGCTACGCCCTCGCGGCGCAACGCGGCGAGGTCGTGGCCCGCATCCACTCGGGTGACCCCAGCCTGTACGGGGCGATCCAGGAGCAGATCGACCGTTGCGCCGACCTGGGCCTGGCGTGGGAGATCGTCCCGGGCGTGTCGTCGCTGGCCGCGGCCGCGGCCGCGGTCGGACGCGAGCTGACCGTCCCCGAGGTGGCGCAGTCGGTGGTGATCACCCGGCTGGCGACGCACACGCCGATGCCGCCCGGCGAGGACGTCGCCGCGTTCGCCCGGCACGGCACCACCATGGCGTTGTTCCTCTCCGCCGCCCGACCGCGCCGCCTCCAGCAGGAGCTGCTGTCGGGTGGGTACCCGCCCCACACGCCGTGCGCAGTCGTGTACCGCGCGACCTGGCCGGAGGAGCAGGTCCGCCGCTGCCATCTCGACCAGCTCGCCGCGACCGTCCGCGCCGCCGGCGTGCACCGTCACACGCTGATCCTGGTCGGTCCGGCGCTGGAGCGGGGCGGGGGCCGCAGCCAGCTGTACTCGCCCGGGTTCGCCCACAGTTTCCGTCCGCACCGGCAGGTCACCCCGTGACGCCGGCCCGCCGCGACGTCGACGTCCGCGGGGCGCTCCGCGAGCCCGACCTGCCTCGGACCGCCAAGGTCCGCACCGGGCCGCTGCGGACCGGATGGACCACCGGGACGTGCGCCTCCGCCGCCGCGAAGGCCGC contains:
- the cobM gene encoding precorrin-4 C(11)-methyltransferase, with amino-acid sequence MTAGRGKVWFVGAGPGAADLLTLRAAQVIAVADVVIWAASLVHPDVLDHARPDADVLDSSTLTLEQVLDRYALAAQRGEVVARIHSGDPSLYGAIQEQIDRCADLGLAWEIVPGVSSLAAAAAAVGRELTVPEVAQSVVITRLATHTPMPPGEDVAAFARHGTTMALFLSAARPRRLQQELLSGGYPPHTPCAVVYRATWPEEQVRRCHLDQLAATVRAAGVHRHTLILVGPALERGGGRSQLYSPGFAHSFRPHRQVTP